The following proteins are encoded in a genomic region of Ciona intestinalis unplaced genomic scaffold, KH HT001226.1, whole genome shotgun sequence:
- the LOC100178162 gene encoding pyridoxal kinase-like, producing METCRVLSIQSHVVRGYVGNRSAVFPLQLLGFEVDCINSVQFSNHTGYPHWKGQVLKCNELEELYETLKLNECIRYDYVLTGYCRDKLMLRKMVEIIKELKQINPKLIYVCDPVMGDTWGGEGKMYVPEDVLPVYRDEVIPIADILTPNQFEAEILTDIKITNESEAIASIEKLHTYGPNTIVISSSDLGQKTSLIGYGSKHSKSNGTKNQRIKLEMPMIDAAFVGSGDLFAALLLAWTHRFPDNLKLALEKVISTMQRILVRTLSSANGEIEDGKKPNFKNLELRLVQSKRDIENPEMCVEAVTLER from the exons ctTCTTGGGTTTGAGGTCGACTGTATTAATTCTGTACAATTTTCAAATCATACTGGTTACCCCCACTGGAAGGGCCAAGTTCTTAAATGCAATGAATTAGAAGAGTTATACGAGacattaaaactaaatgaGTGTATTCGATATGATTACGTGTTAACAG gttaCTGCCGAGACAAATTAATGCTCCGAAAAATGGTTGAAAttattaaagaattaaaacagatTAATCCAAAGCTTATTTATG TTTGTGATCCAGTAATGGGAGACACTTGGGGAGGAGAAGGAAAAATGTATGTGCCAGAAGATGTATTACCGGTATATAGAGACGAAGTTATACCTATCGCTGACATCCTAACTCCTAACCAATTTGAAGCGGAAATTTTAACAG ATATTAAGATCACAAATGAATCAGAAGCTATTGCAAGCATTGAGAAGCTGCACACGTATGGCCCAAATACTATTGTAATAAGTAGTTCAGACCTTGGGCAGAAAACCTCTTTGATTGGATATGGCAGCAAGCACTCAA aatcaaatggaacaaaaaatcAGAGAATTAAACTTGAAATGCCAATGATTGACGCAGCGTTCGTTGGGTCAGGTGACCTATTCGCTGCGTTGCTTTTGGCTTGGACACACCGTTTCCCTGATAACCTAAAACTAGCACTGGAAAAAGTTATTTCTACAATGCAAAGAATTCTTGTCAGGACATTAAGCTCTGCTAACG GTGAAATAGAAGATGGGAAGAAACCGAACTTTAAAAACCTGGAGCTCAGATTAGTGCAAAGTAAGCGTGACATTGAAAACCCAGAAATGTGCGTAGAAGCTGTTACTTTGGAAAGATGA